One genomic segment of Chitinophaga sancti includes these proteins:
- a CDS encoding NADH-quinone oxidoreductase subunit M, with the protein MLTVLLILIPLVAGLLTFGLKGSGPKTVGLISSLASLAVTIAALFQFRSAPESLSHSCNWIPQLGATFSVGLDGMGMMLSLLTSISFVLIFIVINKREYDRANSFYALMLLSQAGLMGVFTAYDAMLFYFFWELALIPVYFLCSLWGGEKRIPVTFKFFVYTFAGSLLMLIGIIYIYLQTPDHSFSYASFTTAALPKETQSWLFWLFFVAFAIKMPIFPFHTWQPDTYEQSPTPVTMVLSGIMVKMGLFGVIRWLLPVLPQGAYVWSDVAIVLSIIGIVYASCIAIVQSDFKRLIAYSSIAHIGLMSAAIFANNEQSLQGVLVQFFNHGINIIGLWIIVEIIQDRLKVKSLNELGGIAAYAPRMATFLVIISFANIALPLTNGFIGEFLMFSGLYQYNPWFMAVAGLGVILGAVYTLNMVQKVIFGQPNQLTETTTDLRGNEMLALSVIVAIILVLGVYPKPMLELVQSTTELVNKVY; encoded by the coding sequence ATGTTGACAGTATTACTCATTTTGATTCCTTTGGTGGCGGGCCTTCTTACGTTTGGCCTGAAGGGATCAGGCCCCAAAACGGTGGGTTTGATATCATCTCTGGCATCGCTGGCGGTCACTATTGCCGCGCTGTTTCAGTTCAGGTCTGCACCTGAAAGCCTCAGCCACAGCTGCAACTGGATACCACAACTGGGCGCTACGTTTAGTGTAGGATTGGATGGTATGGGCATGATGCTTAGCCTGCTCACTTCTATTTCATTTGTACTGATCTTTATTGTTATCAATAAAAGGGAGTATGACCGTGCTAACAGCTTCTATGCACTGATGCTGTTATCGCAGGCAGGTCTCATGGGTGTATTTACTGCCTATGATGCTATGTTGTTCTACTTCTTCTGGGAACTGGCGCTGATTCCTGTATACTTCCTCTGCTCACTGTGGGGAGGCGAAAAGAGGATCCCTGTTACCTTCAAGTTTTTTGTATACACTTTTGCAGGTTCCCTGCTCATGCTGATCGGTATTATCTATATCTATCTGCAAACGCCGGATCACTCCTTTAGTTATGCAAGTTTCACAACAGCGGCTTTACCTAAAGAGACACAGTCCTGGTTGTTCTGGTTGTTCTTTGTAGCTTTTGCTATCAAGATGCCGATCTTCCCTTTCCACACATGGCAGCCGGATACTTACGAGCAATCTCCAACTCCTGTTACAATGGTACTGTCAGGTATCATGGTGAAAATGGGTCTGTTTGGCGTGATTCGCTGGTTACTGCCGGTATTACCACAAGGTGCTTATGTATGGTCTGATGTTGCGATTGTATTATCTATCATCGGTATTGTATATGCTTCCTGCATTGCCATTGTTCAATCTGATTTCAAACGTCTGATCGCTTATTCATCTATTGCCCACATCGGGTTGATGAGTGCCGCGATCTTTGCGAATAACGAGCAGAGTTTACAGGGTGTGCTGGTACAGTTCTTTAACCACGGTATCAATATCATTGGTTTGTGGATCATCGTTGAGATTATCCAGGATCGTTTGAAAGTGAAGTCACTGAATGAGTTGGGCGGTATTGCTGCTTATGCACCCCGCATGGCTACCTTCCTGGTGATTATCAGTTTTGCAAATATTGCATTGCCACTGACCAATGGTTTCATCGGGGAGTTCCTGATGTTCAGCGGTCTCTATCAATATAATCCATGGTTCATGGCAGTAGCTGGTCTGGGAGTGATCCTGGGTGCGGTGTACACACTGAACATGGTACAGAAAGTGATCTTTGGCCAGCCTAATCAGCTGACAGAAACTACTACTGATCTGCGTGGTAATGAAATGCTGGCGTTGAGTGTGATAGTAGCGATCATCCTGGTACTGGGCGTATATCCAAAGCCTATGCTGGAGTTGGTTCAGAGCACTACTGAATTGGTTAATAAGGTTTATTAA
- a CDS encoding NADH-quinone oxidoreductase subunit J encodes MNLQQVVFGILSIISLITALGVVFSKSPVTSVLCLILTFFTIAGHYVMLNAQFLAVVHIIVYAGAIMVLFLFVIMLMNLNAEGEPQKRNWLKYAGAISGGALLVVLLAALREASLPSLTPESNNIGLIANLGQTLFKSYVVPFEVSSILFLSAMVGAVVIGKKEH; translated from the coding sequence ATGAATTTACAACAAGTCGTTTTCGGGATACTCTCTATTATTTCACTGATCACTGCGCTGGGCGTGGTGTTTAGTAAGAGTCCCGTTACAAGCGTCCTTTGCCTGATCCTTACATTTTTTACCATAGCCGGCCATTACGTGATGCTGAATGCACAGTTTCTGGCGGTGGTGCACATCATTGTATATGCGGGTGCGATCATGGTATTGTTCCTGTTCGTGATCATGCTGATGAACCTGAATGCAGAGGGAGAGCCGCAAAAGCGGAACTGGCTTAAGTATGCAGGTGCGATCAGTGGGGGGGCACTGCTGGTGGTACTGCTGGCTGCGCTGCGTGAAGCAAGCCTGCCATCATTAACACCGGAATCTAACAATATTGGTTTGATCGCTAATCTTGGTCAGACTTTATTCAAATCATATGTTGTTCCTTTCGAAGTGAGCAGCATTCTGTTTTTGAGCGCCATGGTCGGTGCAGTCGTGATTGGTAAGAAAGAACATTAA
- a CDS encoding NADH-quinone oxidoreductase subunit N, giving the protein MNALISTALSGVLMMFAGLFVKNKQSIKFVAIVALLICFAANLAELCTLQGGSRTLYGMITVSSFSVLFNAVAFGATLLYFMLSGSAFEKVGEHVSDYFALVFFILSGITLASSFSSLLMLFLAIEIISIPQYILAGSDKKSPKSSEASLKYFLMGSFSTGILLMGITLIYGASGSFLISELGLGDGAASPLALCGVILVAFALSFKVSAAPFHFWTPDVYDGSPSVFTSFMATVVKAGSFIAFIRLFHGAFTGTISKDWQLLLALVTAATLIIGNFTAVFQQSVKRMLAYSSIAQAGFMLLSVIAFSDFAVKGIILYAAAYSVATIGIFAVLIKMMDYTFDGFNGLAKKEPLVAAVTTICLLSLAGIPLTAGFFAKYYVLTAAVQEGNLLWLVIIAVICAAISVYYYFRVIMAMYFKSGEPGVEEMSGRFKFLLVLTAAIVILLGVFPGLLLQFV; this is encoded by the coding sequence ATGAATGCATTAATATCTACTGCTTTATCGGGCGTTTTGATGATGTTTGCGGGGCTTTTCGTGAAAAATAAGCAGTCCATTAAATTTGTTGCCATTGTGGCGTTGCTGATTTGCTTTGCAGCGAACCTGGCGGAATTGTGCACATTACAGGGGGGGAGCCGCACTCTGTATGGTATGATCACTGTGAGCAGTTTCAGTGTATTGTTCAATGCGGTGGCTTTTGGAGCTACGTTATTGTACTTTATGCTGTCAGGCAGTGCTTTTGAAAAAGTAGGGGAACATGTGTCTGATTACTTTGCGCTGGTATTTTTCATCCTGTCGGGTATTACGCTGGCGTCTTCGTTCAGCAGTTTATTAATGCTTTTCCTGGCTATAGAAATCATTTCTATTCCTCAGTACATCCTGGCTGGTAGTGATAAAAAGAGTCCTAAGAGTAGTGAAGCTTCGCTGAAGTACTTCCTGATGGGTTCTTTCTCCACAGGTATTTTGCTGATGGGTATTACATTGATTTATGGTGCATCTGGTTCATTTTTGATCAGTGAGCTGGGGTTGGGAGATGGTGCGGCTAGTCCGCTTGCATTGTGTGGTGTGATACTGGTTGCATTTGCATTGTCATTCAAAGTTTCTGCAGCGCCTTTCCACTTCTGGACACCGGATGTGTATGATGGTTCGCCTTCAGTATTTACATCTTTCATGGCCACTGTGGTGAAGGCGGGTAGCTTTATTGCATTTATCCGTTTGTTTCATGGTGCGTTTACAGGCACGATCAGTAAAGACTGGCAGTTGCTGCTGGCACTGGTAACGGCTGCTACGCTGATCATTGGTAACTTTACAGCAGTATTCCAGCAGAGTGTAAAACGTATGCTGGCGTATTCAAGTATTGCGCAGGCAGGTTTTATGTTGCTGTCAGTGATTGCGTTCAGTGACTTTGCTGTGAAAGGTATTATCCTGTATGCAGCAGCTTACTCTGTAGCTACAATCGGCATCTTTGCAGTGTTGATTAAGATGATGGATTATACTTTCGATGGCTTTAACGGATTGGCGAAGAAGGAGCCTTTGGTGGCTGCGGTAACTACGATCTGTTTGTTATCATTGGCTGGTATTCCACTGACTGCAGGTTTCTTTGCGAAATACTATGTGTTGACAGCGGCGGTACAGGAAGGTAATCTTTTGTGGCTGGTGATTATAGCGGTGATATGTGCTGCAATCAGTGTGTATTATTACTTCAGGGTGATCATGGCGATGTACTTTAAATCTGGTGAGCCGGGTGTTGAGGAAATGAGTGGCAGATTTAAATTTTTGCTGGTGTTGACAGCTGCGATAGTGATACTGTTGGGTGTGTTCCCTGGATTGCTGTTACAATTTGTATAA
- a CDS encoding aminoglycoside phosphotransferase family protein, with product MVKAQEVCDHPGKNSRNRLRNLSINLSLKFEIINQNIMQASILAAYGIVADECTIQPFGSGLINTTWKVVHGNKSYILQRINHQVFKQPKVIANNIRYIGQYLHQHSPEYFFVQPVNTTDDQGLVITENGEYFRLQPFVTDSRSYDVVDDEQLAYEAAKQFGRFTRLLAGIDTNKIGYSLPDFHNLTLRYQQFEDALKNGNKERIAASEELIFRIRQYAYLTDTFEAIKQNPAFKIRVMHHDTKINNVLFDNTGNGICVIDLDTVMPGYFISDFGDMMRTYLSPANEEEKDFSKVQARKSFFKAIVSGYLSELKEELSPDEIHHLVYAGQFMVYMQAIRFLADYLNNDIYYGAKYELHNYVRAGNQLALLDRISEQESTFFKAITTPDRVV from the coding sequence ATGGTAAAAGCCCAGGAGGTTTGCGACCACCCGGGTAAAAATTCACGCAACCGTTTGCGCAATCTTTCTATCAATCTTTCCCTTAAGTTTGAAATTATCAATCAAAATATCATGCAGGCTTCGATACTGGCAGCTTACGGAATAGTGGCAGATGAATGTACTATCCAGCCTTTTGGCAGCGGACTTATCAACACCACCTGGAAAGTCGTCCACGGCAATAAGTCTTACATCTTACAACGCATCAACCACCAGGTCTTCAAACAACCAAAGGTGATCGCAAACAACATCCGCTACATCGGCCAGTACCTGCACCAACATTCACCGGAATACTTCTTTGTACAACCCGTGAATACAACAGATGATCAGGGACTGGTAATAACCGAAAACGGTGAATACTTCCGCCTGCAACCCTTCGTAACCGACTCCCGTAGTTACGACGTAGTAGACGATGAACAACTGGCCTACGAAGCCGCAAAACAGTTTGGAAGGTTCACCCGCTTATTAGCTGGTATCGACACGAATAAGATCGGCTATAGTTTACCTGATTTCCACAACCTCACCCTCAGATATCAACAATTTGAGGATGCGTTGAAAAATGGCAACAAAGAGCGGATAGCCGCATCTGAAGAATTAATATTCAGAATCAGGCAATACGCTTATCTCACAGATACCTTCGAAGCCATCAAGCAGAATCCTGCATTCAAAATCAGGGTCATGCACCATGATACAAAGATCAACAATGTACTCTTCGATAATACTGGAAATGGCATCTGTGTAATCGACCTGGACACCGTAATGCCCGGATACTTCATCAGTGACTTCGGCGATATGATGAGAACGTACTTATCACCTGCAAATGAGGAGGAAAAAGACTTCAGTAAGGTACAGGCCCGGAAGTCCTTCTTTAAAGCGATTGTAAGCGGTTATCTGAGCGAATTGAAAGAAGAACTAAGTCCTGATGAAATCCATCACCTGGTATACGCAGGCCAATTCATGGTCTACATGCAGGCCATCCGTTTCTTAGCAGATTATTTAAATAATGATATTTATTACGGCGCTAAATACGAACTACACAACTATGTAAGAGCAGGCAATCAGCTGGCTTTATTAGATCGTATCAGCGAGCAGGAAAGCACCTTTTTTAAAGCGATCACTACACCAGATCGCGTCGTTTGA
- the nuoK gene encoding NADH-quinone oxidoreductase subunit NuoK, with translation MPVQYYIFLSIALFCIGVMGVLMRRNAIIIFMCVELMLNAVNLLLVAFSKMWADAGRVDAAGAQIFVFFIMVVAAAEVAVGLAIIVMVYRNSQSVDVNIMNRLKN, from the coding sequence ATGCCGGTTCAATATTATATCTTTTTAAGCATTGCGCTCTTTTGTATCGGGGTGATGGGGGTATTGATGCGCAGAAATGCTATCATCATCTTCATGTGTGTAGAGTTGATGCTGAATGCTGTGAACCTTTTGTTAGTGGCGTTTTCTAAAATGTGGGCAGATGCGGGTAGAGTAGATGCGGCCGGAGCCCAGATCTTTGTGTTTTTCATCATGGTCGTGGCGGCGGCAGAAGTTGCTGTTGGTCTCGCTATCATCGTTATGGTATACAGGAATTCACAGTCAGTAGATGTGAATATCATGAACCGTCTGAAGAATTAA
- the nuoH gene encoding NADH-quinone oxidoreductase subunit NuoH codes for MQIDWFFILEKIILISGVLVISLVVAMYSTWGERKVAGIMQDRLGPNRAGPLGLFQPLADGGKLFFKEEIIPGSSNHFLFILGPSLAMIVACMTSAVIPWGDTLTIAGHTVSLQVADVNIGILYIFGVVSLGVYGIMLGGWASNNKFSLLSSVRAASQIISYELAMGMALIALLMVSGTLSLKEIVEQQRHGGVWNVFVQPLGFIIFLICSFAETNRSPFDLAEAENELNGGYHLEYSSMKLGFFLFAEYINMFISSALMATLYFGGYHFWGMDSLHVSPNILTILGTLVLFIKIICFIFFFMWVRWTIPRFRYDQLMRLGWNYLIPIALLNMLITGGWILWHQH; via the coding sequence ATGCAAATAGACTGGTTTTTCATTCTTGAGAAGATAATACTGATATCAGGTGTATTGGTAATATCTCTGGTCGTGGCCATGTATTCCACATGGGGCGAAAGAAAGGTAGCGGGTATTATGCAGGATAGGCTTGGACCAAACAGAGCGGGTCCTTTGGGCTTGTTTCAGCCGCTGGCGGATGGTGGTAAGCTCTTCTTCAAGGAAGAGATCATTCCAGGATCTTCCAATCATTTCCTCTTTATTTTAGGTCCATCACTGGCTATGATTGTAGCCTGTATGACCAGTGCAGTAATTCCATGGGGCGATACACTGACCATTGCAGGTCATACAGTATCACTGCAGGTAGCTGACGTGAACATTGGTATTCTTTACATTTTTGGTGTGGTGAGCTTAGGCGTATACGGCATTATGCTGGGTGGCTGGGCTTCCAACAATAAATTCTCCCTGTTATCATCTGTACGTGCCGCTTCCCAGATCATCAGCTATGAGCTGGCGATGGGTATGGCACTGATTGCACTGCTGATGGTGAGTGGTACGCTGAGTCTGAAAGAAATCGTAGAGCAGCAGCGTCATGGCGGTGTATGGAACGTATTTGTTCAGCCGCTGGGCTTTATCATTTTCCTGATCTGTTCATTTGCTGAGACCAACCGTTCTCCATTTGACCTGGCAGAAGCGGAGAATGAGCTGAACGGTGGTTATCACCTGGAGTATTCTTCCATGAAACTGGGTTTCTTCCTGTTCGCTGAGTATATCAATATGTTCATCAGCTCTGCGCTGATGGCTACATTGTACTTTGGTGGATATCATTTCTGGGGAATGGATAGTCTGCATGTATCGCCAAACATTCTGACTATATTGGGTACACTGGTGCTGTTTATAAAAATTATTTGCTTCATTTTCTTCTTTATGTGGGTACGCTGGACTATCCCGCGCTTCCGTTATGATCAGTTAATGCGTTTGGGTTGGAATTACCTGATCCCGATTGCATTGTTAAACATGTTGATCACTGGTGGCTGGATTTTGTGGCATCAACATTAA
- the nuoI gene encoding NADH-quinone oxidoreductase subunit NuoI: protein MQTLTNRAKPVDRRPMNMLERMYLPAIAKGMVITFKHIFQKKPTVSYPEEKREFSPVFRGLHILNRDAEGRENCTACGLCAVACPAEAITMEAAERKSGEEHLYREEKYAARYEINMLRCIFCGFCEEACPKDAIYLSETFAPAHYKREGFIYGKQDLLIPLPGEQKNA, encoded by the coding sequence ATGCAAACTTTAACGAACAGGGCAAAACCGGTAGATCGCAGACCGATGAACATGTTGGAGAGGATGTACCTGCCGGCTATTGCAAAGGGAATGGTTATCACTTTCAAGCATATATTCCAGAAAAAACCAACGGTAAGTTATCCTGAAGAAAAACGTGAATTCAGCCCGGTATTCCGTGGTCTTCACATTCTGAACAGGGATGCTGAAGGACGTGAAAACTGTACAGCCTGTGGTCTGTGTGCGGTAGCTTGTCCTGCGGAGGCTATTACAATGGAAGCTGCTGAAAGGAAATCAGGTGAAGAGCATCTGTACCGTGAAGAAAAATATGCAGCACGTTATGAGATTAACATGCTCCGTTGCATCTTCTGTGGTTTTTGTGAAGAAGCCTGTCCTAAGGATGCGATTTATCTCTCCGAAACATTTGCACCAGCACATTACAAACGTGAAGGTTTCATCTATGGCAAGCAGGATCTGTTGATTCCATTGCCAGGAGAGCAGAAAAATGCATAA
- a CDS encoding 2Fe-2S iron-sulfur cluster-binding protein, with the protein MAEEQKLFKVKIDGISVEVAPGTTILNAARQIGGDIVPPAMCYYSKLQGSGGKCRTCLVKVSKGSEADPRPMPKLVASCRTTVMDGMEVANITSPEVLEARKGVVEFLLLNHPLDCPVCDQAGECHLQDLGYEHGAEGTRYEFKRRTFEKVDLGDKIQLHMTRCILCYRCVFTADQVAGNREHGVLGRGEHAEISTYLSKNLNSPFIGNVIDVCPVGALTDKTFRFKNRVWFLKPVNAHRDCENPKCCGKTVLWMRGDEVFRVTARKDKYGEVEDFICDTCRFDKKEAKDWVVEGPRKIERQSVISANHYVGVNKPKDTLVEVLDGRQPKLLMDIHSISEVNRPDIDLSQIEGPAHSDDFNK; encoded by the coding sequence ATGGCTGAAGAACAGAAACTCTTTAAAGTCAAGATCGACGGGATCTCTGTGGAAGTGGCACCAGGTACTACTATCCTGAATGCTGCCCGTCAGATAGGAGGAGATATAGTGCCGCCTGCAATGTGCTACTATTCCAAACTGCAGGGTAGTGGTGGTAAATGCCGTACCTGTCTGGTAAAAGTATCGAAGGGCTCGGAAGCTGATCCCCGTCCTATGCCAAAACTGGTTGCTTCCTGCCGTACTACTGTAATGGATGGTATGGAAGTAGCAAACATCACCTCTCCTGAAGTGCTGGAAGCACGTAAAGGTGTGGTGGAATTCCTGTTACTGAATCACCCGCTGGATTGCCCAGTATGTGATCAGGCTGGTGAGTGTCACCTGCAGGATCTGGGTTATGAGCATGGTGCTGAAGGTACCCGTTACGAATTCAAACGCCGTACTTTCGAAAAAGTAGATCTGGGTGATAAGATCCAGTTACATATGACCCGCTGTATCCTTTGCTACCGTTGTGTATTCACTGCCGATCAGGTTGCTGGCAACCGTGAGCATGGTGTACTGGGCCGTGGTGAGCATGCTGAAATCAGCACTTATCTTAGCAAGAATTTAAACAGTCCCTTCATCGGTAACGTTATTGACGTATGCCCTGTAGGTGCACTGACTGATAAAACTTTCCGTTTCAAAAACCGTGTTTGGTTCCTGAAACCAGTGAACGCACACCGTGACTGTGAGAATCCTAAGTGCTGTGGTAAAACCGTACTCTGGATGCGTGGTGACGAAGTGTTCCGTGTAACTGCACGTAAGGATAAATATGGCGAAGTAGAAGATTTCATTTGCGATACCTGCCGTTTTGATAAGAAAGAAGCGAAAGACTGGGTAGTGGAAGGTCCACGTAAGATCGAACGCCAGAGCGTAATTTCTGCTAACCACTATGTAGGTGTAAACAAGCCGAAGGATACCCTGGTTGAAGTACTGGATGGCCGTCAGCCAAAACTGCTGATGGATATTCACAGTATTAGCGAGGTAAACCGTCCAGATATCGATCTGTCGCAGATCGAGGGGCCTGCACACTCTGATGATTTTAACAAGTAA
- the nuoL gene encoding NADH-quinone oxidoreductase subunit L, whose translation MINLVWLVPLLPLLGFLVNGLGRRYLSKSLAGIVGSGSILAAFVISLLMFLEVRTPGFQAVTVQLFDFISAGSLHIPFAFQVDQLSSLFLLIITGVGSLIHIYSTSYMHDETSEGFARYFAYLNLFVFSMLILVLGANYVMMFIGWEGVGLCSYLLIGFWYKNTNYNNAAKKAFVMNRIGDLGFLLGMFLMIVHFGSVNYAEVLPQIAGVAKGDSTLAAIAILFFVGAMGKSAQVPLYTWLPDAMAGPTPVSALIHAATMVTAGIYMIARSNILYTLAPCVQHVVAIIGLVTAVLAASIALKQDDIKKVLAYSTVSQLGYMFLALGVGAYTTAVFHVMTHAFFKALLFLGSGSVIHAMGGEQDIRKMGGLKKYMPVTNATFLIGCLAISGIPGLSGFFSKDEILSHTFAANKLLYVVGLLTALMTAFYMFRLYYITFCGKFRGTHEQEHHLHESPGAMTFPLIVLAILSVIGGYVGLPAVFGAPNLLEHYLHPIFAASVEKVELHEMAHSTEWLLMALSSVLVIITIFLARNWYRDFTDNGEPRTGIAKVLENKWYVDEIYDAIIVKPLGMLSRFFEEAIERSGIDRLVNGVGRGVQWSSQQVRLLQSGQVGFYIFAMVIGMVLLFVIGFLVR comes from the coding sequence ATGATTAATCTAGTTTGGCTGGTACCATTATTACCACTATTAGGATTTCTGGTGAATGGATTGGGAAGAAGATACCTCTCCAAATCACTGGCAGGTATCGTTGGGAGCGGATCTATACTGGCGGCTTTTGTGATTAGTTTGCTGATGTTCCTGGAAGTACGTACCCCGGGTTTTCAGGCGGTAACCGTACAATTGTTTGATTTCATTTCTGCAGGCAGCCTGCATATTCCATTTGCCTTTCAGGTAGATCAGTTAAGTTCACTGTTTCTCCTGATCATTACAGGCGTAGGTTCTCTGATTCATATTTACTCTACTTCTTACATGCACGATGAGACCAGCGAAGGGTTTGCGCGTTATTTCGCATACCTGAACCTGTTCGTATTCTCTATGTTGATCCTTGTATTAGGCGCCAACTACGTGATGATGTTCATAGGCTGGGAAGGTGTAGGACTTTGTTCTTACCTCCTGATCGGCTTCTGGTATAAGAATACTAATTACAACAACGCTGCCAAGAAGGCTTTCGTTATGAACCGCATTGGTGACCTTGGGTTTCTGCTGGGTATGTTCCTGATGATCGTTCACTTTGGTAGTGTAAATTATGCTGAAGTACTCCCACAAATTGCGGGTGTAGCAAAGGGTGATAGTACCCTCGCTGCAATTGCGATCCTCTTCTTTGTAGGTGCGATGGGTAAATCAGCACAGGTACCTTTGTACACCTGGTTGCCTGATGCGATGGCGGGTCCAACCCCGGTATCTGCCCTGATCCATGCTGCAACGATGGTGACAGCGGGTATCTATATGATTGCACGCAGCAACATTCTTTATACACTTGCGCCATGTGTGCAACACGTAGTAGCTATCATCGGCCTGGTTACAGCGGTGCTGGCGGCTTCAATTGCACTGAAGCAGGATGATATCAAGAAAGTACTGGCTTACTCTACTGTATCTCAGTTAGGTTATATGTTCCTCGCTCTTGGTGTAGGTGCTTATACTACTGCGGTATTCCACGTAATGACACACGCATTCTTCAAGGCGCTGTTGTTCCTTGGTTCAGGTTCTGTGATCCACGCAATGGGTGGTGAGCAGGACATTCGTAAGATGGGTGGTTTGAAAAAATACATGCCTGTTACGAATGCCACTTTCCTGATCGGTTGTCTGGCTATTTCAGGTATCCCAGGTTTGTCTGGCTTCTTCTCAAAAGATGAAATTTTATCCCACACCTTTGCTGCCAACAAACTGCTGTATGTAGTAGGTTTGCTGACAGCATTGATGACGGCGTTCTATATGTTCCGTTTGTACTACATCACATTCTGTGGTAAGTTCCGCGGTACACACGAACAGGAGCATCACCTGCACGAAAGTCCGGGCGCAATGACGTTCCCGCTGATTGTATTGGCTATCCTGTCTGTGATTGGTGGTTATGTAGGTTTACCAGCAGTATTTGGTGCACCTAACCTGTTAGAGCATTACCTGCATCCTATCTTTGCTGCATCTGTAGAAAAGGTAGAACTGCATGAAATGGCACACAGCACTGAATGGTTGCTGATGGCACTGAGCTCTGTGCTGGTAATCATCACTATTTTCCTGGCGCGCAACTGGTACCGCGACTTCACCGACAATGGTGAACCACGTACTGGTATTGCGAAAGTACTGGAGAACAAATGGTATGTAGACGAGATTTACGATGCTATCATAGTAAAGCCCCTGGGTATGCTGAGCCGTTTCTTTGAAGAAGCGATTGAGCGTTCAGGTATTGACAGATTGGTGAACGGTGTAGGCCGTGGTGTTCAGTGGAGTAGTCAACAGGTAAGGTTGCTTCAGAGCGGGCAGGTAGGTTTTTACATATTTGCCATGGTTATAGGGATGGTATTATTATTTGTAATCGGGTTCCTGGTTCGATAA